A region of Lagenorhynchus albirostris chromosome 20, mLagAlb1.1, whole genome shotgun sequence DNA encodes the following proteins:
- the SCIMP gene encoding SLP adapter and CSK-interacting membrane protein — MAMDWWRDNFWIILAVAIIVVCVGLSIFLFCVCRCLFRQGKKREIAKPLKQKQRDEETMYENVTNQFSVQLPPLPPRGVLSPEVASPQETPSRPPAAYASVPKVRNKKTMAVPSYIEPEDDYDDVDNPAHMENHHLETTASSF; from the exons ATGGCAATGGATTGGTGGAGGGACAATTTCTGGATCATCTTGGCTGTGGCCATCATCGTTGTCTGCGTGGGCCTGAGCATCTTCCTGTTCTGTGTCTGTAGGTGTCTGTTTAGACAAG GCAAGAAACGCGAAATTGCCAAGCCCTTGAAACAAAAGCAGAGAGATGAAGAAACGATGTATGA gAATGTTACCAATCAATTCTCAGTTCAAttaccccctctgccacccagggGTGTGCTTTCTCCAGAAGTTGCCT CCCCACAGGAAACCCCAAGTCGGCCACCAGCTGCATACGCATCAGTACCTAAAGTTAGAAATAAGAAGACAATGGCCGTCCCAAGCTATATTGAGCCTGAAGATGACTATGATGACGTTGATAACCCTGCACATATGGAAAACCATCATCTTGAAACAACCGCTTCTTCTTTTTGA